A portion of the Pedobacter cryoconitis genome contains these proteins:
- a CDS encoding MFS transporter, whose product MSLTLPVFKSWVPVWLIRAAIFLVIFPGLLLFGLSTASGAGAAGYYGIEPADVQYSMVIFYAAVAGFFALERRFFIFIATREYFILSILIQMGTAYVCFHTQNLYILLFFRFLQGMSNCMSTSICITLIFGSLHNERAREIGYSIFYGMLLCITPISTIITAPILDAFDYNVLYKFIIFAYIPGGILLLVIMNNIRLNKKMPLYQLDFYSFIIYALVLCLSGYTLVYGQQYYWLHDSRIVWSLSGTLVLITLHVIRQLHLRRPYLNLDVFKHRNFNVGMFMIFILYLVRGALGIIPVYFAVILGMDPIHIGYIMAANIAGILLSVLISSRLIIMKRPIRLVWLYGFILLLIFHVWMWFLFTTQADPSTFVLPLIIQGMGAGMLMTPIIVFAISSVPEHLGSSASATGVFFRFTGFCSSIALINYFQLQQKSNHINRFQEHLSGLNTVVTERLAQYTGALTNKGMAPDQAAKVARGLLNRTVDSQAQLRAMMDYDLLISILLIAVLLVIALFPKLNRTKINLKSNQPAPASY is encoded by the coding sequence ATGAGTTTAACACTGCCAGTATTTAAATCGTGGGTGCCAGTCTGGTTAATCAGGGCAGCTATCTTTCTGGTTATCTTTCCGGGACTTTTGCTATTCGGCTTATCAACTGCCAGTGGCGCCGGAGCAGCTGGATATTATGGTATTGAACCAGCAGACGTCCAGTACTCTATGGTGATTTTTTATGCGGCAGTAGCCGGATTCTTTGCGCTGGAAAGAAGGTTTTTCATTTTCATTGCTACCAGGGAATACTTTATACTCAGCATTCTGATCCAGATGGGGACGGCTTATGTTTGTTTTCATACACAGAATTTATATATCTTATTGTTTTTTAGATTCCTGCAGGGGATGTCTAATTGTATGTCTACCAGTATTTGCATTACGCTGATTTTTGGCAGCCTGCACAATGAAAGAGCAAGGGAAATAGGTTATTCTATCTTTTATGGAATGCTATTGTGTATAACACCCATATCCACTATCATTACCGCACCTATATTAGACGCCTTTGATTATAATGTCTTATATAAGTTTATCATTTTCGCTTATATCCCAGGCGGGATTTTGCTTCTGGTGATTATGAATAATATCAGGCTGAACAAAAAGATGCCACTTTATCAGCTGGACTTTTATAGTTTTATCATTTATGCGCTGGTCTTATGTTTATCAGGCTATACACTAGTCTACGGACAGCAATATTACTGGCTTCATGATTCAAGGATAGTCTGGAGCTTATCGGGAACGCTGGTATTGATAACTTTACATGTCATTCGTCAGCTCCATCTCAGACGTCCATACCTGAATCTGGATGTCTTTAAGCACAGGAATTTTAATGTAGGGATGTTTATGATCTTCATCTTATATCTGGTACGTGGAGCTTTAGGAATTATCCCGGTTTATTTCGCTGTTATTTTAGGGATGGACCCTATACATATAGGCTATATCATGGCGGCGAACATTGCCGGTATTCTATTGAGTGTACTGATCTCCTCGCGTTTGATCATTATGAAAAGACCAATCCGGCTGGTTTGGCTCTATGGTTTTATATTGTTATTGATTTTTCATGTCTGGATGTGGTTCCTGTTTACTACACAGGCTGATCCCTCTACTTTTGTTCTCCCCTTAATTATCCAGGGAATGGGGGCAGGGATGCTGATGACGCCAATTATTGTTTTTGCGATCTCCTCAGTACCTGAACATTTAGGGAGTTCTGCCTCTGCAACCGGCGTATTCTTTCGCTTTACTGGATTTTGTTCCAGCATTGCGCTAATTAATTACTTTCAGCTGCAACAAAAGAGTAACCACATCAACCGTTTCCAGGAACACCTGAGCGGGCTGAATACTGTGGTTACTGAACGCCTTGCGCAATACACAGGTGCGTTAACCAATAAAGGTATGGCACCCGATCAGGCAGCCAAAGTAGCGAGAGGTTTATTGAACAGGACTGTAGACAGCCAGGCACAATTAAGGGCTATGATGGACTATGATCTGCTGATTAGTATTTTGCTGATCGCTGTATTGCTCGTTATCGCTTTATTTCCGAAGCTGAACAGGACTAAAATTAACCTGAAATCCAATCAGCCAGCTCCGGCATCTTATTAA
- a CDS encoding histone H1, translated as MEKFAKLKELIAGVEADADKFYNSGNGAAGTRVRKAMQDLKTLAQDIRTEVTEKKNSDK; from the coding sequence ATGGAAAAATTCGCAAAATTAAAAGAGTTAATCGCCGGAGTTGAGGCAGATGCAGACAAGTTTTACAATTCAGGTAACGGTGCAGCCGGTACTAGAGTACGTAAAGCAATGCAAGATTTAAAAACACTAGCTCAAGACATCCGTACTGAAGTAACTGAAAAGAAAAACAGCGACAAATAA
- a CDS encoding cation:dicarboxylate symporter family transporter, with translation MEINLTTSDQIQKRSFTKRLFTNLTFWVLIAIIAGIVLGTTNPALAIKMEIVGKTFVDIIKLFIAPIIFLTIVLGISGMGDLKKVGRIGVKSLVYFEIVTTFALAIGIFVAYIIRPGHIDRSGLNIQDPSKYTKAAESGAGFDWGKFFMSNLTLQVLAVAIVIGVALNFYSKREAVIGVLGKASKLVFGGLRYVMYLAPLGAFGGMAYTIGKFGLQTLIPLGKLMGTVYLTMALFVFVILGSILRYFNLSIFSFLKYIKEELLLVLGTSSSESALPSIMKKLEQLGCSKSVVGLVIPTGYSFNLDGTSIYLSMAVIFLAQLYNVHLSFAEMLSIIGILMLTSKGAAGVTGSGFIVLASTLTAIHKIPVEGLAFLLGADKFMSEARAITNIIGNGVATIVIAKTENEFHPGEGNILALKK, from the coding sequence ATGGAAATTAATCTTACTACTTCAGATCAAATACAAAAAAGGAGCTTTACGAAAAGACTATTTACAAATCTCACTTTTTGGGTTTTGATTGCAATTATTGCCGGGATTGTTCTGGGAACCACAAATCCTGCATTGGCTATAAAAATGGAAATTGTAGGTAAGACCTTCGTGGATATTATCAAACTATTCATTGCGCCGATTATTTTTCTGACTATTGTTTTAGGAATCAGCGGCATGGGCGACCTGAAAAAGGTGGGCCGGATTGGTGTGAAGTCACTGGTTTATTTTGAAATCGTAACTACATTCGCTTTAGCTATAGGCATATTTGTGGCTTATATAATACGTCCGGGGCACATTGACCGGTCAGGCCTGAATATACAAGATCCTTCTAAATACACTAAAGCTGCCGAATCGGGTGCTGGTTTTGACTGGGGCAAGTTTTTTATGTCTAACCTGACCTTACAAGTTTTGGCCGTTGCGATTGTGATTGGGGTTGCACTCAATTTTTATTCAAAAAGAGAAGCGGTTATCGGTGTTTTAGGTAAAGCCTCAAAATTAGTTTTTGGCGGTTTAAGATACGTAATGTACCTCGCACCTCTTGGTGCTTTCGGAGGAATGGCTTATACGATTGGTAAATTTGGCTTGCAAACACTGATCCCTTTAGGAAAACTGATGGGTACGGTCTATTTAACCATGGCACTGTTTGTATTTGTAATTCTGGGCTCTATCCTCAGGTATTTTAATTTAAGCATCTTTAGTTTTCTTAAATATATCAAAGAAGAATTGCTGCTTGTTTTGGGAACTTCTTCTTCGGAATCGGCTTTGCCTTCTATTATGAAAAAACTAGAGCAGCTGGGTTGCAGTAAATCGGTTGTCGGACTGGTTATTCCCACTGGTTATTCTTTCAATCTGGATGGGACATCTATCTATTTATCAATGGCAGTTATCTTTTTAGCGCAGTTGTATAATGTTCATTTATCATTTGCAGAGATGCTGAGTATCATTGGTATATTAATGTTAACCTCTAAGGGGGCTGCGGGCGTGACAGGCAGCGGTTTTATCGTATTGGCTTCTACGCTTACTGCGATCCATAAAATCCCTGTAGAGGGGCTTGCGTTCCTTTTAGGGGCAGACAAGTTTATGAGTGAAGCGCGTGCAATCACGAATATCATTGGAAATGGGGTAGCTACGATTGTAATCGCAAAAACTGAAAATGAATTTCATCCGGGAGAAGGTAATATATTGGCGCTGAAAAAGTAA
- a CDS encoding DoxX family protein codes for MNMVQKIEHWGDLHHTKSLDIVRIGLGLLILSKGIAFVSDTGVQQEWIIQHNTLGFSGLMAVAVLHTVAFAHLVGGLLILIGLVTRFAAVIQIPILLGAIFFVNISKGFSFLNSELWLSIIVLLLLVLFWVVGSGPYSVDNWMKTHRPKP; via the coding sequence ATGAATATGGTTCAAAAAATTGAGCACTGGGGTGATCTCCATCATACCAAATCGCTCGACATAGTCCGTATCGGGCTCGGATTACTGATTTTAAGCAAAGGTATTGCCTTTGTCAGTGACACCGGAGTTCAGCAAGAATGGATTATACAGCACAATACGCTTGGATTTTCAGGATTAATGGCTGTTGCGGTATTACATACGGTGGCTTTTGCGCACCTGGTCGGTGGTTTACTGATCCTGATCGGATTGGTTACGCGCTTTGCTGCTGTGATACAAATCCCAATTCTGTTGGGTGCTATTTTCTTTGTTAATATTTCTAAAGGGTTCTCTTTTCTCAATTCAGAATTATGGCTGTCAATCATTGTATTGCTCCTGCTGGTTCTTTTTTGGGTAGTAGGTTCGGGACCGTACTCCGTAGATAACTGGATGAAAACACATCGTCCAAAACCATAA
- a CDS encoding NAD(P)/FAD-dependent oxidoreductase: MEKQEFEVIIIGGSYSGLSAAMSLGRAIRKTLIIDSNQPCNRQTPHSHNFITQDGFSPAQIAKAAKDQVSVYPTIQFMEDAVVSAIGEDFNFTVTTASGLQISAKKLLFATGVADQLADIPGLSSCWGISVIHCPYCHGYEYKDQPMGILSNDENTVDFSKLISNWNKDLRVFTNGTPKFSAAQQQEISASKVTVIEKPIAGIEHVAGQLTGIRFLDGTLEKIDALYTRPPFVQHCLVPAEMGCELDKRGYILTDDFKKTTIPGVYAAGDNTSPMRSVANAVAAGSIAGAMLNHELIMA; this comes from the coding sequence ATGGAAAAACAAGAATTTGAAGTTATCATTATTGGTGGTAGCTATAGTGGCTTATCAGCAGCGATGTCTTTAGGCAGGGCAATCAGAAAAACATTGATCATTGACAGTAATCAACCCTGTAACCGTCAAACCCCACATTCTCATAATTTTATTACACAGGATGGCTTTAGTCCGGCGCAAATTGCGAAAGCAGCGAAGGATCAGGTGTCAGTTTATCCAACAATCCAGTTTATGGAAGATGCTGTGGTCAGTGCTATTGGGGAAGACTTTAATTTCACAGTAACTACTGCTTCAGGCTTACAGATCAGCGCGAAAAAACTCTTGTTTGCGACCGGTGTAGCAGATCAGCTTGCTGATATTCCCGGACTTTCGTCCTGCTGGGGAATTTCTGTTATTCATTGCCCCTATTGCCATGGTTATGAATATAAAGATCAGCCAATGGGGATTTTATCAAATGATGAAAACACAGTAGATTTCAGCAAATTAATTTCCAACTGGAACAAAGATCTCCGCGTTTTCACCAACGGAACGCCAAAATTCAGTGCCGCTCAACAACAGGAAATCAGCGCTTCAAAAGTTACCGTTATTGAAAAGCCAATCGCGGGCATCGAACATGTAGCAGGACAATTGACAGGCATTCGGTTTTTAGACGGAACATTGGAAAAAATTGATGCACTTTATACCAGGCCTCCATTTGTACAACATTGCCTTGTGCCTGCAGAAATGGGCTGTGAATTGGATAAAAGAGGTTATATTTTGACTGATGATTTCAAAAAAACTACAATTCCGGGAGTATATGCAGCAGGAGATAATACAAGTCCGATGAGATCTGTTGCAAACGCAGTGGCAGCAGGTAGTATTGCGGGTGCTATGCTTAACCACGAACTGATTATGGCCTAA
- a CDS encoding TetR/AcrR family transcriptional regulator, with product MKDTKQKIIDTAIEIFNDDYSSALEKIAERAQVTRRTLHRYFTDRNDLLKACHLEMQNKCKINITNAINSAEDPLIQLERVLYASIDCGSKYAFFQKLHQYQGHQHQKEDEDCATYDQTFSPATAVIKELQKRGIISPNLTLAWINLLMSGIVTATIQSSTSGAVAKNDIKGFAWFSFSNGIGINKL from the coding sequence ATGAAAGACACCAAACAAAAAATTATTGATACTGCTATTGAAATCTTTAATGATGACTATTCAAGCGCACTTGAAAAGATAGCTGAACGGGCTCAAGTAACCAGAAGAACACTCCACCGGTATTTTACAGACCGGAATGATTTGCTAAAGGCTTGCCACCTTGAAATGCAGAACAAATGCAAAATCAATATTACCAATGCCATCAATAGCGCTGAAGATCCGCTTATCCAGTTAGAGCGGGTTTTATATGCAAGTATAGACTGCGGTTCTAAATATGCTTTCTTTCAAAAATTACATCAGTATCAGGGGCATCAGCACCAGAAAGAAGATGAGGATTGCGCAACCTATGACCAGACTTTTTCTCCGGCTACAGCTGTCATTAAGGAATTACAAAAAAGGGGAATTATCAGTCCTAACCTTACGCTTGCCTGGATCAATTTGTTGATGAGCGGAATTGTCACAGCGACCATTCAATCTTCAACCAGTGGAGCGGTAGCAAAAAACGACATTAAAGGCTTTGCCTGGTTTTCATTCAGTAACGGAATCGGAATTAATAAACTATAA
- a CDS encoding ATP-binding protein has protein sequence MKNKRISFIVILVIIVLFIGLLLRTSFNQYTEQKTLQATSLQRDANNEQIYKLDTINMGMQEAENNFRMYTSLWEKKYFIKYSQGIRHISSLLESFSKEDLNAVSSDISSDLAKRNKQILLYAKIKKMTDSLMSVNLKVDTGTTLPATISFRKPPRPVVKKIIKTEVIKPVPEAKKTKFFQRIKSAILNKDDKKDTALTSKTETVIIEANENDNIYTRKNLEDVEKFYKNLFESQRGNHKLLTENERAILKTNGQILDNIKVMFNEFRTREHQLQQARKMSLRDQTLHSLEVIGTSGKINFLINIVSMIVIISLLIILYRAYNKIVKANKLASEQVIVKSRFFTSISHEMRTPLNAILGATEQLKATPLNTEQAAMANLLETSSSMLLSAVNEILDFSRMETGKLSLSKTPFHYKTILHEIVAATAVLADQKGLKLILNQKDAPELLITGDPYRLKQILVNLIANAIKFTDQGEVRVKVNSKKTETGQVLLLIEVSDTGIGISEKELPFIFDEFSQVINNKRMDWQKGSGLGLPICKKLVDLHHGKITVNSILGKGTTFHLELPYAIAAHPQEVLTDKEALVSRVDAFKNIHLLVVDDANMNLLVIKMIFNKHKISFDTATNGEDALKAFDAQHYDMVLTDIEMPGMDGVELTKKIRAHYDIKKCRTPIIAITGQISPESHQNYISSGLNDYIVKPYKESELLEKILDYLP, from the coding sequence ATGAAGAATAAGCGGATCTCTTTTATAGTAATTCTGGTAATTATTGTCTTATTTATTGGGTTGCTGTTAAGAACATCTTTCAACCAATATACTGAGCAAAAAACACTTCAGGCCACAAGTCTGCAGCGAGATGCAAATAACGAGCAAATCTACAAGCTGGATACCATTAATATGGGAATGCAGGAAGCGGAAAACAACTTCAGAATGTACACCTCCCTATGGGAAAAGAAATATTTCATCAAATATAGCCAGGGCATCCGGCATATCTCTTCTCTATTGGAAAGCTTCTCAAAAGAAGATTTAAATGCTGTTTCCAGTGATATTTCCAGCGATTTAGCTAAAAGGAATAAGCAGATTTTACTTTATGCTAAAATCAAAAAGATGACAGATTCCCTGATGTCTGTCAATTTGAAAGTTGATACTGGTACAACTTTACCTGCCACCATTTCCTTTAGGAAACCACCACGGCCTGTCGTCAAAAAGATTATCAAAACCGAAGTCATCAAGCCCGTTCCTGAAGCGAAGAAGACCAAGTTCTTTCAGCGTATAAAAAGTGCCATACTCAATAAAGATGATAAAAAAGATACTGCCCTGACCAGTAAAACAGAGACCGTTATCATCGAGGCTAATGAAAATGACAACATTTATACCAGAAAAAATCTGGAAGATGTAGAAAAATTCTATAAAAACCTTTTTGAAAGTCAGCGTGGGAATCACAAGTTGCTGACCGAAAATGAAAGAGCAATTTTAAAAACCAACGGACAGATCCTGGACAATATCAAAGTGATGTTTAATGAATTCAGAACCAGGGAACATCAGCTTCAGCAAGCTAGAAAGATGTCATTAAGAGACCAAACATTGCATTCTTTAGAAGTCATAGGCACTTCAGGAAAGATCAATTTCCTGATCAATATAGTTTCAATGATCGTGATTATTTCTTTGCTGATTATACTCTATCGTGCCTATAATAAGATTGTCAAAGCCAACAAATTAGCTTCTGAACAGGTTATCGTTAAATCCAGGTTCTTTACCAGCATAAGTCATGAAATGCGGACACCGTTAAATGCAATTCTGGGCGCAACAGAACAGCTTAAAGCTACTCCATTAAATACTGAACAAGCGGCGATGGCAAATTTGCTGGAAACCTCTTCTTCGATGTTACTGTCTGCTGTCAATGAAATCCTCGACTTTTCAAGGATGGAAACAGGAAAATTGTCTCTTTCAAAAACCCCTTTTCATTACAAAACTATTCTGCATGAAATTGTTGCAGCCACCGCTGTACTTGCCGATCAGAAAGGATTGAAATTGATATTGAATCAAAAGGATGCACCAGAGCTATTGATCACAGGTGATCCTTACCGGTTAAAACAAATCCTGGTCAACCTGATTGCTAATGCAATTAAATTTACGGACCAGGGAGAAGTCCGGGTAAAGGTCAATAGTAAGAAAACAGAAACTGGTCAGGTCTTATTGTTGATTGAAGTCAGTGATACTGGTATAGGGATTTCAGAAAAAGAACTGCCTTTTATCTTCGATGAGTTTTCACAAGTCATCAACAACAAGCGCATGGACTGGCAAAAAGGATCAGGATTGGGATTACCAATTTGCAAAAAGCTGGTTGATCTCCATCATGGAAAAATAACGGTGAATAGTATTTTGGGTAAAGGCACAACTTTCCACCTGGAACTGCCTTATGCAATTGCAGCGCATCCACAAGAAGTTTTAACAGACAAAGAGGCCCTGGTTTCCAGAGTAGATGCTTTTAAAAACATTCATTTACTGGTAGTGGATGATGCAAATATGAATTTACTGGTTATCAAAATGATTTTTAATAAGCACAAAATTAGTTTTGATACTGCAACCAATGGTGAAGATGCCTTAAAAGCATTTGATGCCCAACATTATGATATGGTGTTAACAGATATAGAAATGCCGGGTATGGATGGTGTTGAGCTAACTAAGAAGATCAGAGCGCACTATGATATAAAAAAATGCAGGACACCAATTATCGCTATAACTGGCCAGATTTCTCCTGAATCTCATCAGAATTACATTTCTTCAGGTTTGAATGACTATATCGTTAAGCCATACAAAGAGAGTGAATTACTAGAAAAAATACTGGATTACCTTCCTTAA
- a CDS encoding LysR family transcriptional regulator, producing MSDFRLEVFYTVAKRLSFTKAAAALFITQPAVTKHIYELEQQYDNKLFERKGNKIQLTPAGELLLSHTESLFNIYRNIDFDMNALVHKKEGILALGASTTISQYVIAPILAGFRKKFSAIAINLMNGNTEQIEKALLDKEIQLGIIEGRSKHQEISYTEFIRDEIVLVCGQDHPLAKKSELSKALLLENSFVMREQGSGTLEVIDYALKEIGMGVSDLKAEIHLGSTESIKSYLMHSNCLAFISIHALTNELQRGTLRVIDVAGLHIERHFYFIHLQGKPDGLSEVFLRHARLTHHLK from the coding sequence ATGTCAGACTTTCGTTTAGAAGTTTTTTATACCGTAGCCAAACGGCTTAGTTTTACTAAAGCTGCCGCTGCTTTATTCATCACACAACCTGCGGTGACCAAGCATATTTATGAATTGGAACAGCAATATGATAATAAACTTTTTGAGCGGAAGGGGAATAAAATTCAGCTGACACCTGCCGGAGAGCTCTTACTCAGTCATACGGAATCATTATTTAATATCTATCGGAATATTGATTTTGATATGAATGCCCTGGTTCATAAAAAAGAAGGAATTTTAGCATTAGGGGCCAGCACTACTATTTCCCAGTATGTAATCGCGCCGATCCTTGCAGGGTTCAGGAAAAAATTCAGCGCAATAGCAATCAATTTGATGAATGGAAATACTGAACAGATCGAGAAAGCTTTACTGGATAAAGAAATTCAGCTTGGAATTATAGAGGGAAGATCTAAACATCAGGAAATCAGTTATACCGAGTTTATCAGAGATGAAATTGTATTGGTTTGCGGTCAGGACCATCCTTTGGCTAAAAAATCCGAACTCAGTAAGGCGTTACTGCTGGAAAATTCTTTTGTAATGCGTGAGCAGGGGTCAGGCACACTTGAAGTTATAGATTACGCTTTAAAAGAGATTGGAATGGGGGTATCAGACCTTAAAGCAGAAATACACCTTGGCAGTACCGAAAGTATTAAATCTTACTTAATGCATTCTAACTGCCTGGCTTTTATCTCTATACATGCGCTAACCAATGAACTTCAGCGCGGAACTTTAAGGGTGATTGATGTAGCAGGACTCCACATAGAACGTCATTTCTATTTTATTCATCTTCAGGGTAAGCCAGATGGTTTATCGGAGGTTTTTTTACGGCATGCCCGCTTAACTCATCACCTGAAGTAA
- a CDS encoding YeiH family protein: MSLNTRKIIFIVATLVCLLPWMSPPLALLLGLIIAQLMEHPFLSFNPVATNWLLKLAVIGLGFGMNLSFALNAGREGFLFTVCSIFGVLTLGFLLGKVFKTERKTSFLISSGTAICGGSAIAALSPVMKAGEKEISAALGIVFILNSAALFIFPVIGHALNLSQSQFGIWCAIAIHDTSSVVGAASKYGEQALQIATTVKLARALWIIPVAFGTAFIFKSDQKKVKIPYFIGLFVLAMLANTYLPFIKPFTPYVVNVAKTALTLTLFLIGSGLSFKVIKAVGIKPFLQGVILWIAISTVSLWAIMLLA; the protein is encoded by the coding sequence ATGAGCCTGAATACCCGAAAAATTATATTTATTGTTGCCACACTAGTTTGCCTGTTGCCTTGGATGTCCCCGCCATTAGCCCTTTTGCTGGGCCTGATAATTGCCCAGTTAATGGAACATCCATTTCTCAGTTTTAATCCTGTCGCAACTAACTGGCTGTTAAAATTAGCTGTAATCGGGCTTGGATTTGGAATGAACCTTTCCTTTGCACTGAATGCTGGCCGGGAAGGCTTTTTGTTTACAGTATGCTCAATTTTTGGTGTGCTTACACTGGGTTTCCTCCTCGGTAAGGTATTTAAGACCGAACGTAAAACCTCCTTTTTGATTTCTTCTGGTACAGCTATTTGCGGAGGGAGCGCTATTGCAGCATTATCTCCAGTCATGAAAGCCGGAGAAAAAGAGATTTCCGCAGCATTGGGTATTGTATTTATACTGAATTCTGCTGCCTTATTTATATTTCCGGTTATAGGGCATGCTTTGAATTTATCGCAAAGCCAGTTTGGAATCTGGTGCGCTATTGCCATTCACGATACAAGTTCTGTGGTTGGGGCAGCCAGCAAGTATGGGGAGCAAGCTTTACAGATTGCCACCACAGTAAAACTGGCAAGGGCATTATGGATTATTCCGGTTGCGTTTGGTACAGCCTTTATCTTTAAAAGTGACCAGAAGAAAGTTAAAATCCCTTATTTCATTGGATTGTTTGTACTGGCAATGTTAGCGAATACTTATTTACCATTCATTAAACCATTCACTCCGTATGTGGTAAATGTGGCTAAAACAGCATTGACTTTGACCTTGTTTTTGATAGGAAGTGGCTTATCATTTAAAGTGATTAAAGCAGTGGGGATCAAGCCTTTTTTACAAGGAGTTATCTTATGGATCGCTATTTCAACAGTTTCGCTATGGGCAATTATGCTTTTAGCTTAG
- a CDS encoding VOC family protein has translation MKIEAIELLSNNIIETEQFYNTILDIKTNSKSENEVSFLIGKTKVSFQKSAVQDPNYHLAFDIPNNKLEEAFQWLKKRTTVLPVTTNSQFSSFEAWNAKSFYFYDNNGNLLELICRFDADNQSNTTFESSSILFASEIGIVTSDVLATAEKLISQYGLDYYAKQPKTENFAVIGDENGLLILVTPDRNWFPTTKKAQAFEARVLLSTADGAKQELQIRNQPGN, from the coding sequence ATGAAGATTGAAGCGATTGAATTACTTAGCAATAATATTATAGAAACCGAGCAATTTTACAACACTATACTCGATATTAAAACCAATTCAAAAAGCGAAAATGAAGTATCTTTTCTGATTGGAAAGACAAAGGTATCTTTTCAAAAATCAGCTGTTCAGGATCCTAATTATCACCTTGCATTTGATATCCCAAATAATAAGCTGGAAGAAGCCTTTCAATGGCTAAAAAAAAGAACAACAGTATTACCAGTAACAACGAACAGCCAATTTTCTTCCTTTGAAGCCTGGAATGCAAAGTCATTCTATTTTTATGACAACAATGGGAACCTGCTCGAATTGATCTGCCGTTTTGATGCTGACAATCAATCCAATACTACATTTGAGAGTAGCTCGATACTATTTGCCAGTGAAATTGGTATAGTAACCAGCGATGTACTTGCGACTGCAGAAAAACTGATTAGTCAATACGGCCTTGATTATTACGCTAAACAACCTAAAACAGAAAACTTCGCAGTTATCGGTGATGAAAACGGATTGCTGATCTTAGTTACTCCCGACAGAAACTGGTTCCCTACAACGAAAAAAGCCCAAGCATTCGAAGCCAGAGTTTTGTTAAGTACAGCAGATGGCGCAAAACAGGAATTACAGATCAGAAACCAGCCGGGTAACTAA